From a region of the Paraburkholderia caribensis genome:
- a CDS encoding MipA/OmpV family protein — protein sequence MMKQRSLIAARRAVTLAAAMTLALQAAEAWADDAPSSSASTSQQSDAAAKPASKWKIGIGPGVVVTPLYPGSRELRVFPYPALDISYDDRVFSQGPDVLGLNVLRSEDYHVGAALSFDFQSRQEKDDPHLHGLGNVDGGPKLKLFADYTVWMFTGSVAMYQDIAGHGQGKTVVTDLYASLPVGGWLFSMGPGFTWADAEYTRTFFGVSSQQSAASGLPAYNTGAGIRDVHLNGYVSYDISKHWAASVAVTLGRLQHYAAASPITERRSELNTLASVNYRF from the coding sequence ATGATGAAGCAGCGTTCCCTGATTGCGGCACGACGCGCCGTTACGCTGGCGGCGGCGATGACGCTGGCGCTCCAAGCAGCGGAAGCATGGGCCGACGATGCGCCTTCGTCCTCTGCGTCAACTTCGCAGCAAAGCGACGCGGCAGCAAAACCCGCCAGCAAATGGAAGATCGGCATCGGGCCGGGTGTCGTCGTCACGCCGCTGTATCCCGGCTCGCGTGAACTGCGTGTGTTTCCCTATCCCGCGCTCGACATCTCTTACGACGATCGCGTGTTCTCGCAAGGCCCCGACGTGCTGGGCCTGAACGTGCTGCGCAGCGAGGACTATCACGTCGGCGCTGCGCTCAGCTTCGATTTCCAGTCGCGCCAGGAAAAGGACGACCCGCATCTGCACGGGCTGGGTAACGTCGACGGCGGTCCGAAACTGAAGCTCTTCGCCGACTACACGGTATGGATGTTCACCGGCTCCGTGGCGATGTATCAGGACATCGCCGGGCATGGTCAGGGCAAGACCGTCGTCACCGACCTTTATGCGTCGCTGCCTGTTGGAGGCTGGCTGTTTTCGATGGGGCCGGGCTTCACGTGGGCGGACGCGGAGTACACGCGCACGTTCTTCGGCGTGTCGAGCCAGCAGAGCGCAGCATCGGGACTGCCTGCGTACAACACGGGCGCAGGCATTCGCGACGTGCATCTGAATGGCTACGTCAGCTACGACATATCGAAGCACTGGGCCGCCTCGGTCGCGGTGACGCTTGGACGGTTGCAGCACTACGCGGCCGCGAGCCCCATCACCGAGCGCCGAAG
- a CDS encoding alpha/beta hydrolase: MKTSVRTIFNEGDSHAVLMLHGLSSSPLELRYLARFLNDEGFTTCAPVLNGYTAGSQEQAMEHWLDAATREYDALAARYERVSICGLSIGAALALALVHRRPQAQAVALLSLTLAYDGWAIPWYRFLLNWAYYSPLRSRYRYRESAPYGLRNDALRAKIARAMERDDFSEVGPSTISLPALHEASRLAASVRSQLRAIRNDCLIIHAIDDETSSPRNPRVVSSSIGSSFLRTIWLDDSYHMITSDNEREIVARETALFLRESEITSRTGDAGGKPVVSKALARRLRQLAAMSKGRA; encoded by the coding sequence ATGAAAACCTCGGTCCGAACGATCTTCAACGAAGGCGACAGCCATGCTGTGCTGATGTTGCATGGCCTGTCCAGCTCGCCGCTGGAATTGCGCTACCTCGCGCGCTTTCTGAACGATGAAGGCTTCACGACGTGCGCGCCCGTGCTCAATGGCTACACGGCGGGTTCGCAAGAACAGGCGATGGAACACTGGCTCGACGCGGCAACCCGCGAATACGATGCGCTTGCCGCGCGCTACGAGCGCGTGTCGATCTGCGGGCTTTCGATCGGTGCGGCGCTCGCGCTCGCGCTCGTGCACCGTCGCCCGCAGGCGCAGGCCGTCGCGCTGCTGTCGCTGACGCTCGCGTACGACGGCTGGGCGATTCCGTGGTATCGCTTCCTGCTGAACTGGGCGTACTACTCGCCGCTGCGATCGCGCTATCGCTATCGCGAATCGGCGCCGTACGGGCTGCGCAACGATGCGCTGCGAGCCAAGATCGCACGGGCGATGGAACGCGACGACTTCAGCGAAGTCGGCCCATCGACGATCTCGCTGCCCGCATTGCACGAAGCCAGCCGGCTCGCGGCAAGCGTGCGCTCGCAACTGCGCGCGATCCGCAACGACTGCCTGATCATTCACGCCATCGACGACGAAACATCGAGCCCGCGCAATCCGCGCGTCGTGTCTTCGTCGATTGGATCGAGCTTCTTGCGCACCATCTGGCTCGACGATTCGTACCACATGATCACATCCGACAACGAGCGCGAGATCGTCGCGCGGGAGACCGCGCTGTTTCTGCGCGAAAGCGAAATCACGAGCCGTACGGGCGACGCGGGCGGGAAGCCCGTGGTGTCGAAGGCGCTTGCCCGCCGGTTGCGGCAACTTGCGGCGATGAGCAAAGGCCGCGCGTGA
- a CDS encoding DUF4118 domain-containing protein, protein MQVQNARRWAPRGARRWIAAIAALCIASGVRLLLHPLLGPVMPGTAFSVAAVLIEYYFGLAPALTVMLAGLCIADYLFVPPYAVLGFIDRSDVLFIVSFPLVALIFITLIERLRRAQFRAELIASVAQSRYEMLLRHDNDRMLARRAVDETHRLLRHLSQHSKAFVLIQALERMPAWTNGTEAGSTREARASALAVALPPAEIAPGPRFDDVDPEDIRRLSNALWPGSHRVRLRASEATAMHASAGAQGETGDSAAQLVDCICERFTTHAGDFLVLRIGE, encoded by the coding sequence ATGCAAGTTCAAAACGCCCGTCGCTGGGCGCCTCGTGGGGCACGGCGATGGATTGCCGCGATTGCCGCGCTGTGTATCGCGAGTGGCGTGCGCCTTCTGCTGCACCCGCTTCTCGGTCCTGTGATGCCGGGTACTGCGTTCAGCGTTGCTGCCGTGCTGATCGAGTACTACTTCGGCCTTGCCCCCGCACTAACCGTGATGCTGGCCGGCCTGTGCATCGCCGACTATCTGTTCGTGCCGCCATACGCGGTGCTTGGTTTCATCGACCGTTCGGACGTGCTGTTCATCGTCTCGTTTCCGCTTGTCGCGCTGATCTTTATTACGCTGATCGAAAGGTTGCGGCGCGCGCAATTTCGCGCGGAGCTGATCGCGTCGGTCGCGCAGTCGCGCTACGAGATGCTGCTGCGTCACGACAACGACCGCATGCTCGCGCGCCGCGCCGTCGATGAAACGCACAGGCTGCTGCGTCATCTGTCGCAACATAGCAAGGCGTTCGTGCTGATTCAGGCGCTCGAACGCATGCCCGCGTGGACCAACGGCACTGAGGCGGGCAGTACGCGCGAGGCCAGGGCAAGCGCGCTTGCCGTTGCCCTGCCGCCGGCGGAGATCGCGCCAGGCCCCCGTTTCGACGATGTCGACCCCGAGGATATTCGCCGCCTGTCGAACGCACTGTGGCCGGGCTCGCATCGTGTGCGGCTGCGCGCGAGCGAGGCGACGGCGATGCATGCATCGGCGGGTGCTCAGGGTGAGACGGGCGATAGCGCCGCACAACTTGTCGATTGCATCTGCGAACGGTTCACGACGCACGCGGGCGATTTCCTCGTGTTGCGCATCGGCGAGTGA